GGACGGTCAGGATGATGCGGCTGTTCACCTCGCCGAGGAGCGCCCCGGCACGCATCCACACGCGCTGGACAGGCGCGAGTACACCCGGCGCCATGATCGCGGGCGCCGCGAGGAGGACGCCGAGGCTCCAAAGGACGAGCGGCGCCACGTCGTGGCCGCGCAGGCGGCTCACGACGCCGAGCGCGAGGAAGACGCCGCCGACCGTGAGCCCGAAGCGCCGGAGCTCGACTGCGGAGAGTGGCTGCATGTGAGCCGGGGGCTCAGAAGAGGGTGTAGACGAACGGGGCGACCGCCGAGCTCTGCGTGAAGACGATCAGCGCCCCGAAGAGCGCGAGCACCAGGACGATCGGAGCGAGCCACCACTTCTTGCGCACGCGCATGAAGGCCCACAGCTCTCCGGCCAAAGAAACGATGCCCGAACGTGCCACCGCTCACTCCTCAGTCAACGCTTACCCGCGCCTCATCGCTCGTGTCAAGCATTGGAAAAACCGAGTCTTTCGAACAGAGCGCAGATCGCAATCGTCGATCTGACGCGCAACGGGCGCCGCCGTCAGCAGCGGGTGGGCCGCGTGCTCACGAGCAGGACCGCACGTGCCCGCTTCGGCCTCAGCTTGCGCGACCGCGGGTCCACCGTGAGCCCCAGCGCCTCGAGGGCCTCGACGCCGAGGACCGGTTCGGCCCCGCGCCGTGCGATCAGCGCGGTGTCTCCGGCCTCTCGGCCGAGTAGCCGCACGAGCACCGCTCCCACCCGCATGGACCGGTGGCTGCCGTCAGCCAGCT
This DNA window, taken from Deltaproteobacteria bacterium, encodes the following:
- a CDS encoding Retroviral aspartyl protease; its protein translation is MHVGHIVVEAELSWKRAARVRVLVDTGATHSVLPSDLATRLGVVASPRPIRVELADGSHRSMRVGAVLVRLLGREAGDTALIARRGAEPVLGVEALEALGLTVDPRSRKLRPKRARAVLLVSTRPTRC